One genomic window of Methyloceanibacter sp. wino2 includes the following:
- a CDS encoding peptidyl-prolyl cis-trans isomerase produces the protein MRLLSRLVREPLFHFVLIGAAVFAAYAFFADGDETETRDRIVVTEGRVLQLAQVFAKTWQRPPTPEEIRGLLDAYIKEEVYYREAVKRGLDRDDTLIRRRMQQKMEFLSEPSEEALAADDVALQAYLDDHKDAYRVEPKLAFEQVFINPKLSGGDADARAAKMLQAVKAGADPGDLGDPTLLPRSVPLSPLRAVQRDFGDDFASDVLRAPEGEWTGPIASPFGLHLVQVTKREGGYDPELDEVRDAVRRDWRNLKRKEYQADAYDRLRAKYEVVLPELKSPQPEAPLEPERPPQPEKSSRLEKGEAE, from the coding sequence ATGCGTCTTCTTTCAAGGCTTGTACGCGAGCCGCTCTTCCATTTCGTACTGATCGGTGCGGCTGTGTTCGCAGCCTACGCTTTCTTTGCAGATGGCGACGAGACCGAGACCCGCGACCGCATCGTCGTGACCGAGGGGCGTGTCCTGCAGCTCGCGCAGGTCTTTGCGAAGACCTGGCAACGGCCGCCGACGCCCGAGGAAATACGGGGGCTCCTGGACGCCTACATCAAGGAAGAGGTCTATTACCGCGAAGCCGTCAAGCGCGGTCTCGATCGGGACGACACACTCATTCGCCGCCGCATGCAGCAGAAGATGGAGTTCTTGTCCGAGCCCAGCGAAGAGGCGCTGGCCGCAGACGATGTGGCGCTGCAGGCCTATCTCGATGACCACAAAGACGCCTATCGCGTGGAGCCCAAACTTGCGTTTGAACAGGTCTTCATCAATCCAAAGCTGTCTGGCGGCGATGCGGATGCACGCGCCGCGAAGATGCTTCAGGCTGTGAAGGCAGGCGCTGATCCCGGCGACCTCGGCGATCCCACGCTGCTGCCGAGGTCGGTGCCGCTTTCCCCGTTGCGCGCGGTGCAACGCGACTTTGGTGATGACTTCGCGAGTGACGTGTTGCGCGCTCCCGAGGGCGAATGGACAGGACCGATCGCCTCGCCGTTCGGCCTACATCTCGTGCAGGTCACCAAGCGCGAGGGGGGATACGATCCAGAACTCGACGAGGTGCGGGATGCGGTGCGCCGTGATTGGCGTAATCTGAAACGCAAGGAGTACCAGGCGGATGCTTACGACAGGCTGCGCGCCAAGTACGAGGTCGTTCTGCCGGAGCTGAAGTCTCCCCAGCCTGAGGCGCCGCTTGAGCCTGAGAGGCCGCCGCAGCCCGAGAAATCTTCTCGGCTGGAGAAGGGCGAGGCGGAATGA
- a CDS encoding DUF3604 domain-containing protein yields MAVRFALLPVAATVATVLVLPAAAQEPRSVTTDGGTIDAASVERFFNQPGYSPYAGRSFPSRPLWGEIHLHTSWSPDAIAAGTRVGPDEALQYAKGGEITSSTGQKVRLSRPYDFMMVADHSDALGVMSGVLEGDPSLMTDPKLKEWHKGMNAGGEAATAVVMEMITLQGQGKVPKPMTDPDVQLDYWHKMTDIVEGHNDPGRFTALIGYEWTSNYGGGNNLHRNVVYRDGKAKADLVRPLTTFDTDIPNELWDWMAAYEEKTGGRVLAVPHNGNLSNGLMFATETPDGKPIDAKWAEERARWEPLYEVTQSKGTSEQHPKLAPSDEFANFEIWDKYNLAGVPKKPGDIEYEYARQALKRGLKLEDELGTNPFKFGLLGSTDDHTGVSSAEENNFFGKFPASEPGPERSNGNAFDFDGNTVKDWQLGASGLTAVWAPENTRSSIWDAMKRKEVYGTTGSRIFVRFFGGWEFDKDDAERRDPGTVGYGKGVPMGGDLPPAPDGSGAPTFLVAALKDPISGNLDRIQIVKGWVDANGEMQEKIYDVVWSGDREPGEDGKVPLIGSTVDVEKATWTNTIGAPELITVWQDPDFDPSLKAFYYARVIEIPTPRWTAFDAAYFKDAKFDADTPMTVTERAYTSPIWYTPKG; encoded by the coding sequence ATGGCTGTTCGCTTCGCATTGCTTCCAGTTGCTGCAACTGTGGCAACCGTTCTTGTTCTTCCGGCCGCAGCTCAAGAGCCACGAAGCGTGACGACGGACGGTGGAACGATCGACGCTGCCAGCGTCGAGCGATTCTTCAATCAGCCGGGCTACTCGCCGTATGCGGGGCGGAGTTTTCCGAGCCGGCCTCTTTGGGGTGAGATTCATCTGCATACGTCGTGGTCGCCGGATGCGATCGCCGCGGGCACGCGGGTGGGTCCGGACGAGGCGCTGCAATACGCAAAAGGCGGAGAGATCACCTCCAGCACCGGGCAGAAAGTGAGGCTGTCCCGCCCTTATGATTTCATGATGGTCGCGGACCACTCGGATGCGCTCGGCGTCATGAGCGGCGTTCTCGAGGGCGATCCCTCCTTGATGACCGATCCGAAACTAAAGGAGTGGCACAAGGGCATGAATGCCGGCGGCGAGGCGGCCACCGCCGTCGTGATGGAAATGATCACGCTCCAGGGCCAGGGCAAAGTGCCGAAGCCGATGACCGATCCCGATGTCCAGCTCGACTATTGGCATAAGATGACCGACATCGTGGAGGGACATAACGATCCCGGTCGTTTCACCGCGCTCATCGGCTACGAGTGGACCTCGAACTACGGCGGCGGCAACAATCTGCACCGCAACGTCGTCTACCGAGACGGCAAGGCCAAGGCCGATCTGGTCAGGCCGCTGACCACCTTCGACACCGACATCCCGAACGAGCTCTGGGATTGGATGGCGGCCTACGAAGAGAAGACCGGTGGCCGTGTGCTGGCCGTTCCGCATAACGGCAATCTCTCGAACGGGCTGATGTTTGCGACCGAGACGCCGGACGGCAAGCCGATCGACGCGAAGTGGGCCGAAGAGCGCGCACGCTGGGAGCCCCTTTACGAAGTGACGCAAAGCAAGGGCACGTCGGAGCAGCACCCGAAGCTCGCGCCGTCCGACGAATTCGCCAACTTCGAGATCTGGGACAAGTACAACCTTGCCGGCGTCCCCAAGAAGCCTGGCGATATCGAATACGAATATGCGCGCCAAGCGCTGAAGCGCGGCCTGAAACTCGAGGACGAGTTGGGCACCAATCCCTTCAAGTTCGGTCTCCTCGGGTCGACCGACGACCATACCGGTGTCTCCTCGGCCGAGGAGAACAACTTCTTCGGCAAGTTTCCGGCGAGCGAGCCCGGTCCTGAGCGGTCCAACGGCAATGCCTTCGACTTCGACGGCAATACGGTGAAGGACTGGCAGCTCGGCGCCTCGGGCCTCACCGCTGTCTGGGCGCCCGAGAACACGCGGTCCTCCATCTGGGATGCGATGAAGCGCAAGGAGGTCTACGGCACCACCGGCTCGCGGATATTCGTGCGGTTCTTCGGTGGTTGGGAATTCGACAAGGACGACGCGGAGCGCCGCGATCCGGGCACGGTCGGGTACGGCAAAGGCGTACCCATGGGCGGCGACCTGCCTCCGGCGCCTGACGGCAGCGGCGCGCCCACCTTCCTCGTCGCGGCCCTGAAGGACCCGATATCCGGCAATCTCGATCGGATCCAGATCGTCAAGGGCTGGGTCGATGCGAATGGCGAGATGCAGGAGAAGATCTATGACGTCGTCTGGTCCGGGGACCGCGAACCCGGAGAAGACGGCAAGGTGCCGCTGATCGGCAGCACGGTCGATGTCGAGAAGGCGACCTGGACCAATACGATTGGCGCGCCGGAGCTCATCACTGTGTGGCAGGATCCGGACTTCGATCCGTCGCTCAAGGCCTTCTACTATGCCCGCGTCATTGAAATCCCGACGCCGCGTTGGACCGCCTTCGACGCCGCCTATTTCAAGGACGCGAAATTCGACGCCGATACGCCGATGACGGTCACCGAGCGCGCCTACACCTCGCCCATCTGGTACACGCCGAAAGGGTAG
- a CDS encoding DUF3604 domain-containing protein has protein sequence MKSNASLITSGLALFAGCLFAGATLAEPESVTREVIQLPTKEGVAEITPPQFSPYAGRNFPTKVYWGDTHLHTAVSVDAGTMNRIGQEDAFRFARGEEVTTTHGLRAKLSRPLDFLVIADHAEMYGLMPQLLSGDQEILSTEIGKRWYDALTAGDNQKKFDTAMEIVGSLSVDEPPIKSDAAVKNAWQNYTALADKYNEPGRFTALIGYEWTAIGGDNLHRNVIFRGDASAANRSVPFSQYDSKNPEMLWKHLAALEEKTGAEVLAIPHNGNLSNGRMFTVKTFDGKPLTKELAAMRAQYEPLVEVTQIKGDGETHPFLSPNDEFADYETWDKSNLNGTEAKTKDMLQWEYAREALKTGLKLEDKLGVNPYKFGMVGSTDSHTSFAAVEEENFFGKHSGVEPEPHRWEHIVIEAPDPEFTIKGWQQAAGGYAGVWATENTREAIFDAMKRKETYATTGPRMTVRFFGGWDFDEADAKTRLPAAAGYSKGVPMGGDLSAAPQGKAPTFLVAAAKDPYSGNLDRIQIVKGWLNADGEAEEKVYDVVWSDDREPGPDGKLPPVGNTVDVKNATWSNSIGEPEMITVWTDPDFDPDRSAFYYARVIEIPTPRWTAYEAKRFNVDMTDDVPMTTQERAYTSPIWYAPQG, from the coding sequence ATGAAGTCAAATGCATCATTGATCACATCCGGGCTCGCACTGTTCGCAGGATGCTTGTTTGCCGGGGCGACTCTCGCCGAGCCGGAATCGGTCACGCGGGAGGTCATTCAACTCCCGACGAAGGAAGGCGTGGCAGAGATCACGCCGCCTCAATTCTCTCCCTATGCGGGCCGCAACTTTCCCACCAAGGTCTATTGGGGTGACACCCATCTGCACACGGCTGTCTCGGTCGATGCCGGAACCATGAATCGCATCGGCCAGGAGGACGCCTTTCGCTTTGCGCGGGGCGAGGAGGTCACCACGACCCACGGGCTGCGCGCGAAGCTTTCCCGTCCGCTCGACTTCCTCGTGATTGCCGATCACGCGGAGATGTACGGGCTGATGCCGCAATTGCTGAGCGGTGATCAGGAGATCCTGTCCACCGAGATCGGAAAACGGTGGTACGACGCCCTCACGGCGGGTGACAATCAGAAGAAGTTCGACACCGCAATGGAGATTGTTGGGTCGCTATCGGTCGACGAGCCGCCGATCAAGAGCGACGCTGCCGTGAAGAACGCCTGGCAGAACTACACGGCACTGGCCGATAAATACAACGAGCCCGGACGGTTCACCGCGTTGATCGGCTACGAATGGACGGCGATCGGCGGCGACAACCTCCACCGCAACGTGATCTTCCGCGGCGATGCCAGCGCCGCAAACCGCTCCGTCCCGTTCTCGCAGTATGACAGCAAGAATCCGGAAATGCTCTGGAAGCATCTTGCCGCGCTGGAAGAGAAAACGGGAGCGGAGGTGCTCGCCATCCCGCACAACGGCAATCTATCGAACGGCCGCATGTTCACCGTGAAGACCTTCGACGGCAAGCCCCTCACCAAGGAACTCGCGGCCATGCGGGCGCAGTACGAGCCTTTGGTCGAGGTCACGCAGATCAAGGGCGACGGCGAAACGCATCCGTTCCTGTCACCGAACGACGAGTTTGCGGACTACGAAACTTGGGACAAGTCCAACCTCAACGGCACCGAGGCGAAGACCAAGGACATGCTGCAATGGGAGTATGCCCGCGAAGCTCTGAAGACCGGTCTGAAGCTCGAGGATAAGCTCGGCGTCAATCCCTACAAGTTCGGCATGGTCGGCTCCACCGACTCCCACACTTCGTTTGCCGCGGTCGAGGAGGAGAACTTTTTCGGCAAGCATTCCGGCGTCGAGCCCGAGCCCCATCGCTGGGAGCACATCGTGATCGAAGCACCCGATCCCGAGTTCACGATCAAGGGCTGGCAGCAGGCGGCGGGCGGCTATGCCGGCGTCTGGGCGACCGAGAACACGCGCGAGGCGATCTTCGACGCGATGAAGCGGAAGGAGACCTACGCGACCACGGGTCCGCGCATGACCGTCCGGTTCTTCGGCGGCTGGGATTTCGACGAGGCGGACGCCAAGACGCGGCTTCCCGCGGCCGCGGGTTATTCCAAGGGCGTGCCCATGGGCGGCGATCTCAGCGCCGCGCCGCAAGGCAAGGCGCCAACTTTCTTGGTTGCGGCGGCGAAGGATCCCTATAGCGGCAATCTCGACCGCATCCAGATCGTCAAGGGCTGGCTGAACGCGGACGGCGAGGCCGAGGAGAAAGTCTACGACGTCGTGTGGAGCGACGACCGCGAGCCGGGTCCTGACGGCAAGCTGCCGCCCGTCGGCAACACGGTGGATGTGAAGAACGCCACCTGGAGCAATTCCATCGGCGAGCCGGAGATGATCACGGTGTGGACCGACCCGGACTTCGATCCGGACAGAAGCGCCTTCTACTACGCACGCGTCATCGAGATCCCGACGCCGCGCTGGACGGCTTACGAAGCCAAGCGCTTCAACGTCGACATGACCGACGACGTGCCGATGACAACCCAGGAGCGGGCATATACCTCGCCCATCTGGTATGCGCCGCAAGGATAG
- a CDS encoding DUF2946 family protein: MGGFRKGNWRRVAGALGLLGVLVYASLIPGHLVSQTLTVLVQAELGVVPFCHRGGGEPTDQTNKDKNCPFCHGYASFMAAAPTVAVAFVVPPRVAERVAPVQDAFRLRRAALTPQSRGPPQLSI, encoded by the coding sequence ATGGGGGGATTTAGAAAAGGGAACTGGCGTCGCGTCGCCGGAGCTTTAGGGCTTCTGGGCGTACTTGTTTATGCCAGCCTCATCCCTGGCCACCTCGTTTCGCAGACTCTCACCGTCCTGGTCCAAGCGGAACTAGGCGTTGTCCCGTTCTGCCATCGCGGCGGCGGGGAACCCACGGACCAAACCAACAAAGACAAGAACTGTCCGTTCTGTCACGGCTACGCCAGCTTCATGGCCGCCGCGCCCACCGTCGCGGTCGCTTTCGTCGTGCCACCTCGCGTGGCCGAACGTGTCGCACCGGTTCAAGACGCTTTCCGTCTGCGACGCGCTGCGCTGACGCCGCAAAGCCGCGGCCCTCCTCAACTCTCCATCTGA